In a single window of the Cydia amplana chromosome 4, ilCydAmpl1.1, whole genome shotgun sequence genome:
- the LOC134647217 gene encoding sodium/hydrogen exchanger 6 isoform X2 produces MNLLGCLSFLCYLVIICRASGTDIALDAKATLLHRIDSLNLLIYTCLLTLTVLTIWVFKHRRVSWLHETGLAVIYGLIVGAIIRYAGSTNAVTYLDAHPEPDAKYNLSVPPDMIRFHFPDTIHVPTGDVPILNKTYAYSFRGEIVKVEQNEIDLKATFDPEIFFNIILPPIIFHAGYCLKRKYFFRNLGAILTFAMVGTALSALVIGSLMYGCVQLMPASLASSFTFLDTLYFGALISPTDPLTVLAIFSQLKVDVNLYAMIFGESVLNDAVALVLSGAIQNYEKRYSNDGGFEITAFLGAIGDFIGIFTLSLLVGAFIGCLTALISKFTHVREWPLLESALFVLMSYAAFLIAEVCELTGVVAVLFCGICQAHYTYNNLSSESRNRTKQLFELLNFLAENFIFTYIGVSMFTFPKHHFDPWFIIAGFITSTLGRAVNIYPLSFLLNLGRKPPIPMNFQHMLFFSGLRGAMSFALAIRNTVSEARQAMLTTTSLIVIATVVLQGGAATHALAYFRIPTGEGQNDENEALPYRDVRSETSRADGGSEKARLAKLWGAVDSRLLKPLLTHARPPLTETLPTFMSPVARWFTTTHQYTQGDSSLRRADSDSDLCIDEPQPVPTSIDPQQMWPGLVDTRISVEGITGSNI; encoded by the exons ATGAATCTACTCGGTTGTTTGAGTTTCTTATGTTACCTAGTGATAATATGCCGCGCTTCAGGCACCGATATCGCCTTGGATGCGAAGGCTACTCTGCTTCACCGTATAGACAGCTTGAACTTGCTGATTTATACCTGTCTTTTGACTCTGACGGTGCTTACTATATGGGTGTTCAAGCATCGCCGAGTAAGCTGGTTGCACGAGACGGGGCTGGCCGTAATATACG GTCTAATTGTAGGCGCTATTATTCGCTATGCGGGTAGTACCAATGCCGTTACATACCTTGATGCCCACCCTGAGCCTGATGCCAAGTACAATCTGTCTGTGCCACCAGACATGATACGATTTCACTTTCCAGACACTATACATGTACCAACTGGAG ATGTTCCAATACTAAACAAGACTTATGCATATAGCTTTAGAGGTGAAATCGTGAAGGTTGAACAAAATGAAATAGATTTAAAGGCAACATTTGACCCAGAAATcttttttaacattattttaccACCAATAATATTCCATGCAGGATATTGTTTAAAAAGG aaaTATTTCTTCCGGAACTTGGGAGCCATACTGACATTTGCTATGGTGGGCACAGCCCTGTCAGCTCTAGTCATTGGTTCACTAATGTACGGCTGTGTTCAACTGATGCCGGCGTCCCTAGCTTCTAGCTTTACTTTTCTTGACACCCTTTATTTTGGTGCACTGATTTCTCCTACGGACCCACTTACGGTGTTAGCTATATTTTCACAATTGAAG GTGGATGTAAACCTCTATGCTATGATATTTGGTGAGAGTGTTCTCAATGATGCAGTGGCTTTAGTACTTAGCGG AGCCATTCAAAATTACGAGAAGAGGTACTCAAATGACGGTGGATTTGAAATCACAGCGTTTTTGGGTGCGATCGGCGACTTCATTGGGATCTTCACCTTGTCTCTACTTGTGGGTGCTTTCATAGGATGCTTGACTGCATTGATATC GAAGTTCACCCACGTGAGGGAGTGGCCGCTACTGGAGTCTGCGCTTTTTGTTCTCATGTCCTACGCCGCCTTCCTCATCGCCGAAGTATGCGAGCTCACAG GCGTGGTGGCGGTATTGTTCTGCGGTATCTGCCAAGCGCACTACACGTACAACAACCTATCGTCGGAGTCGCGCAACCGCACCAAGCAGCTGTTCGAGCTGCTCAACTTCTTGGCGGAAAACTTCATATTCACCTACATCGGAGTCTCCATGTTCACCTTCCCGAAGCACCACTTCGACCCGTGGTTCATTATAGCCGGATTT ATAACATCGACTCTGGGCCGCGCCGTGAACATTTACCCTTTGTCCTTCTTGCTGAATCTCGGCAGAAAGCCTCCCATACCCATGAACTTTCAACACATGCTGTTCTTCTCAG GTCTCCGCGGCGCGATGTCATTCGCCCTCGCGATCCGCAACACAGTGTCAGAGGCTCGACAAGCCATGTTAACGACTACGTCTCTCATCGTCATCGCTACTGTGGTACTGCAGGGTGGCGCCGCCACGCACGCGCTCGCCTATTTCAGGATACCTACTGG AGAAGGCCAGAATGACGAAAACGAAGCGCTGCCGTACCGCGACGTTAGAAGT GAGACATCTCGCGCCGACGGTGGCAGCGAAAAAGCGCGTCTAGCAAAGCTGTGGGGCGCGGTAGACTCACGTCTGCTCAAGCCGCTCCTGACTCACGCTCGCCCGCCGCTGACTGAGACACTACCGACGTTCATGAGCCCTGTGGCGCGTTGGTTCACCACCACACACCAGTACACGCAGGGG
- the LOC134647217 gene encoding sodium/hydrogen exchanger 7 isoform X1, whose protein sequence is MNLLGCLSFLCYLVIICRASGTDIALDAKATLLHRIDSLNLLIYTCLLTLTVLTIWVFKHRRVSWLHETGLAVIYGLIVGAIIRYAGSTNAVTYLDAHPEPDAKYNLSVPPDMIRFHFPDTIHVPTGDVPILNKTYAYSFRGEIVKVEQNEIDLKATFDPEIFFNIILPPIIFHAGYCLKRKYFFRNLGAILTFAMVGTALSALVIGSLMYGCVQLMPASLASSFTFLDTLYFGALISPTDPLTVLAIFSQLKVDVNLYAMIFGESVLNDAVALVLSGAIQNYEKRYSNDGGFEITAFLGAIGDFIGIFTLSLLVGAFIGCLTALISKFTHVREWPLLESALFVLMSYAAFLIAEVCELTGVVAVLFCGICQAHYTYNNLSSESRNRTKQLFELLNFLAENFIFTYIGVSMFTFPKHHFDPWFIIAGFITSTLGRAVNIYPLSFLLNLGRKPPIPMNFQHMLFFSGLRGAMSFALAIRNTVSEARQAMLTTTSLIVIATVVLQGGAATHALAYFRIPTGEGQNDENEALPYRDVRSLYQATETGGSPADIGFGLRNLDPTQPASSDRAARGRMVVKWGNGDKGVVMPWQLNYYEETSRADGGSEKARLAKLWGAVDSRLLKPLLTHARPPLTETLPTFMSPVARWFTTTHQYTQGCLYNYKFVVPEEDSGLARNQDSSLRRADSDSDLCIDEPQPVPTSIDPQLSINVRNGFGHV, encoded by the exons ATGAATCTACTCGGTTGTTTGAGTTTCTTATGTTACCTAGTGATAATATGCCGCGCTTCAGGCACCGATATCGCCTTGGATGCGAAGGCTACTCTGCTTCACCGTATAGACAGCTTGAACTTGCTGATTTATACCTGTCTTTTGACTCTGACGGTGCTTACTATATGGGTGTTCAAGCATCGCCGAGTAAGCTGGTTGCACGAGACGGGGCTGGCCGTAATATACG GTCTAATTGTAGGCGCTATTATTCGCTATGCGGGTAGTACCAATGCCGTTACATACCTTGATGCCCACCCTGAGCCTGATGCCAAGTACAATCTGTCTGTGCCACCAGACATGATACGATTTCACTTTCCAGACACTATACATGTACCAACTGGAG ATGTTCCAATACTAAACAAGACTTATGCATATAGCTTTAGAGGTGAAATCGTGAAGGTTGAACAAAATGAAATAGATTTAAAGGCAACATTTGACCCAGAAATcttttttaacattattttaccACCAATAATATTCCATGCAGGATATTGTTTAAAAAGG aaaTATTTCTTCCGGAACTTGGGAGCCATACTGACATTTGCTATGGTGGGCACAGCCCTGTCAGCTCTAGTCATTGGTTCACTAATGTACGGCTGTGTTCAACTGATGCCGGCGTCCCTAGCTTCTAGCTTTACTTTTCTTGACACCCTTTATTTTGGTGCACTGATTTCTCCTACGGACCCACTTACGGTGTTAGCTATATTTTCACAATTGAAG GTGGATGTAAACCTCTATGCTATGATATTTGGTGAGAGTGTTCTCAATGATGCAGTGGCTTTAGTACTTAGCGG AGCCATTCAAAATTACGAGAAGAGGTACTCAAATGACGGTGGATTTGAAATCACAGCGTTTTTGGGTGCGATCGGCGACTTCATTGGGATCTTCACCTTGTCTCTACTTGTGGGTGCTTTCATAGGATGCTTGACTGCATTGATATC GAAGTTCACCCACGTGAGGGAGTGGCCGCTACTGGAGTCTGCGCTTTTTGTTCTCATGTCCTACGCCGCCTTCCTCATCGCCGAAGTATGCGAGCTCACAG GCGTGGTGGCGGTATTGTTCTGCGGTATCTGCCAAGCGCACTACACGTACAACAACCTATCGTCGGAGTCGCGCAACCGCACCAAGCAGCTGTTCGAGCTGCTCAACTTCTTGGCGGAAAACTTCATATTCACCTACATCGGAGTCTCCATGTTCACCTTCCCGAAGCACCACTTCGACCCGTGGTTCATTATAGCCGGATTT ATAACATCGACTCTGGGCCGCGCCGTGAACATTTACCCTTTGTCCTTCTTGCTGAATCTCGGCAGAAAGCCTCCCATACCCATGAACTTTCAACACATGCTGTTCTTCTCAG GTCTCCGCGGCGCGATGTCATTCGCCCTCGCGATCCGCAACACAGTGTCAGAGGCTCGACAAGCCATGTTAACGACTACGTCTCTCATCGTCATCGCTACTGTGGTACTGCAGGGTGGCGCCGCCACGCACGCGCTCGCCTATTTCAGGATACCTACTGG AGAAGGCCAGAATGACGAAAACGAAGCGCTGCCGTACCGCGACGTTAGAAGT CTGTACCAGGCCACGGAAACCGGAGGCTCG CCTGCGGACATAGGCTTCGGCCTTCGAAATCTGGACCCGACGCAACCGGCCAGTAGCGACCGGGCAGCA AGAGGCCGCATGGTAGTTAAGTGGGGCAATGGAGACAAAGGAGTGGTTATGCCTTGGCAACTTAACTATTACGAA GAGACATCTCGCGCCGACGGTGGCAGCGAAAAAGCGCGTCTAGCAAAGCTGTGGGGCGCGGTAGACTCACGTCTGCTCAAGCCGCTCCTGACTCACGCTCGCCCGCCGCTGACTGAGACACTACCGACGTTCATGAGCCCTGTGGCGCGTTGGTTCACCACCACACACCAGTACACGCAGGGG